In Paludibacter propionicigenes WB4, the genomic window TTTATCTTCGCGTGAAAGTGAAATCCTCGGGTTGAAGAGAGATACTTCAAATTTAAAAGCTAGCATTGTTAAACTGGAGAAACAGAATGGGGAATTAATGGATAAAAATCTTTCTCAAAATCAACAATTCAGCAATTCTTTGAAGCAAAAATCTGCTGAACTTGCTGCGAAAGAAAAGCTACTGCAAGAAAGAGAAAATGCTTTAAATGATCTGAAAAAAGTAGTGGCTCGGCAGGATTCAATTACCAAAAGATTGAACAACGTTTTGCGCGATGCCCTTCTAGGATTTAAATCCGATGAGCTTTCTGTAGAAATAAAAAATGGAAAAGTTTATGTTTCTATGTCAGATAAGCTGCTGTTTAAATCGGGAAGTGCTGCTATCGAATCAAAAGGAATTGATGCAATAAAGGTTCTGGCAGATGTTCTCAATAAGAATGCCGAAATTGATATATTGGTCGAAGGGCACACAGATAATATCCCTATCAAAACTGCGCTATATCAGGATAACTGGGATCTAAGTGTTGCCAGAGCTATTTCTATTGTTCGAATTCTGACAAATGAATATCGGATTGCTCCAACCCGGTTGACTGCCTCAGGAAAAGGAGAATTCTCGCCAAGAGCATCAAATGCTACGCCGGAAGGTAGAGCAAGTAACAGAAGAACCGAGATTATTCTTTCTCCTAAGCTTGATGAGATTATGAAACTGCTCAAAACAAACTAACAATAAAACAGAAAGTATTTTTAATTCCTTGTAATACGTATGAATAATTTTGTAAAACGAACTTTGAGCGGCTTTTTATTTGTGACGTTGATTGTTGGTTCTATTTTAATCAGTAAATACTCTTTTGCTGTGTTTTTTGCTTTGATATGTGGTTGGGCCGTACGTGAGTTCCACCTGTTGACGAATAAGCAACAGGGTGTAAGTGTAAATTTAATTGCAGCCTTCGTTGGCGGAATCTTGTTATTTGCATCTTCATTTGTATATGCTTCCTGTATTTGGCGATATTCTTCATTCTCAATTTATGGCATTTACGTTGTCTTTGTTTTGATATTGGAATTGTACAGAAAGCAAACTAATCCGATACATAATTGGGCTTATTTTATTCTTGGTCAGATTTTTATCGCTTTGCCGTTCTCGCTTCTCAATTTTATTCTTTTTATTAATGATTGGCAGCCGCTTGTTCTGTTGTCCGTTTTTGTAACTATTTGGGTGAATGATACAGGTGCATATCTCACCGGCGTAACTATTGGAAAACATCGGCTTTTTGAGCGAATTTCCCCAAAAAAATCGTGGGAAGGCTTCATTGGAGGAGGATTATTTGCGCTGCTTTCAGGATATGTGTTTTCGTTGCTCATTCCGGAAATCCAACTCGTTCACTGGCTCATTTTCTCTGAAATAATCGTTGTTTTCGGAACTTTTGGAGATTTGATAGAATCCTTGCAGAAGCGCACGGTGGGAGTGAAAGATTCAGGCGATTTAATACCCGGGCACGGCGGATTGCTGGACAGATTTGATAGCATGCTTTTGGCTGCACCGGTTATATTTATTTATTTGAGTTTGTTGTTTTAGCCAGTTGATAGGGCTTAATTGAAAATATCAATTCGTATAATCAAAGAAAATTATGGAATTTAATTTTGAAGAGATTCGTTGTTATAACAACGAAGAAGTGCATGTTGTATTGGAACGCTTAATTGAAGAAAAACAATTCATGAAAGTGTTGAGTACGATTTACCCGCTTTTGCCTAAGGAATTGATTAAGCAACGCTTATTGATCTATGAATCCAATTATGCTTTTCAAAAGGAAATGGTTTATCCTTTTCTGCAGTACTTGGAGGCTAATATGACTAAAGGGATTGATTTGAACGGTATAAATAAAATAGATACTACTAAATCTTATCTTTATATTTCTAACCACAGGGATATTATTCTTGATTCTGCATTCTTGTGTGGTAAATTTATCGAAAAGAATATGGATACTGTAGAGATTGCCATCGGTGATAATTTATTGATTTATCCGTGGATTGAAGATTTGGTACGTGTTAATAAGAGTTTTATAGTAAAAAGAGGGCTAAGTGCCAGACAGATTTTAGAAAGTTCACAAAGACTATCTGCGTATATAGCTCATACAATTATTGATAAGAATCAGTCGATATGGATAGCTCAACGCGAAGGTAGAGCGAAGGATGCAAATGACAGAACTCAGGAAAGTTTATTGAAAATGTTCAATATGAATGGAGATGGTAGCTTTATAGAAAATTTAAGCAGATTGAATATTTGCCCTATAAGTATTTCATATGAATATGACCCGTGCGACTTTTTGAAAGCAAAAGAAATGCAGCAGAAACGTGATGAATCATGCTATAAAAAAGACCCAAAGGATGATCTGATCAATATGCAGACTGGTGTTATGGGGTACAAAGGTAAGGTGGTTTATGAAATTACGGGAGATATTGAAAAAGACCTAAATATGATTGCTTTGGAATCTAATAATAGGAATGAGCAGATATCTCTTGTTGCTGAACTGATTGACAAACGGATACATTCAAACTATACTGTCTTTGCCAATAATAAAATAGCTTACGATTTATTGAAAAATACAAAGCATTTTTCAAGTGAATATTCCACTATCGATAAGCTTAATTTTGAGAAGTATTTGTCTTTGCAAATTGCCAAAATAGACCTAGCGGATAAAGATGAGAATTTCTTGATGAAGAAGTTGCTTGAGATGTATGCTAACCCACTTATCAACAAATTAAGTACGAGTACGACATATTTTGAAGAGGGCGAATGACAATACAACTAGTAGTTATAAAAAACTCACTCCTTATTTTGGAGTGAGTTTTTTTATTGATTAGTATCCCAGAATTTTTAGCATTGACTTGTAGCTCTGTTCTTTAGCAAATAATTTCGTAAAGTATTCGCCATCTTCATCCTGGTCAATAATGACCAGCTTAGGAGCAGGAATGAGGCAGTGTTGAATACCACCAAATCCGCTCAGAGATTCCTGATAAGCGCCTGTATGAAAGAAGCCGATATATTGTTCTCTGTCCTCGTGCATTTTTGGAAGAAAGACTGCATTAGAATGGACTTCTGCGTTATAGAAATCTTCGCTATCACAGGTTAGTCCCCCGAGGTTTACACGCTCATACTCCGAATCCCAGTTGTTTATCGCTAAAAACACATATCGCTGGTTTATAGCCCAGGTGTCTGGAAGGGTAGTCATAAAAGAGCTATCGATCATATTCCATAGCTCCCTGTCGTTTTGTTTTTTCTGGTTGACAATAGAATATAGCATAGCACCACTTTCACCTACAGTGTATGATCCAAACTCAGTAAAGATATGAGGTTCAGGAACTCCGTTTTGCGTACAAATAGTTTTGATCTGAGCTACAATCTCCTCTGCCATATATTCGTAATCGTAAACCATATCCAGATGTGTTTGAATTGGGAATCCCCCACCAATATTTAAGCTGTCTAACTGAGGACATTTCTTTTTAAGCTCACAATATAGGTTTACGGCTTTGTTTAATTCGTTCCAATAATATGCAGTGTCCTTTACTCCGGTGTTAATAAAGAAGTGAAGCATCTTAAGTTCAACCTGCGGATTGTTGGCAATGTGCTTAGTGTAGTATGGAATAATATCGTTGTAACGAATACCAAGTCGTGATGTATAGAAGTCAAACTTAGGTTCTTCTTCGGCTGCAATTCGAATACCTACATTGAATTTGATATCAAAGTCTTTTAGGAATAGGTCCAATTCAAATTTATTGTCAAGTATAGGGATGACATTTGTGAATCCAAGACGCATAAGGTTTTGAATGTTTTCAACGTATTGAGGTCGTTTAAATCCATTACATATCACAAAAGTGTCTGTTTTAAGTAAGTCCTGTTCGTATAATGATTCCATTATATTTATGTCGAATGCAGATGATGTTTCTAGGTGTACACCATGCTTTAAGACCTCTTCCATTACAAATGAGAAGTGAGAACTCTTAGTGCAATAGCAATAATTGTAGTCGCCATTGTAGTCAACCTTAGCCATTGCTACGTTGAACATTCTTCTGGCTTTTTGTATATTTTGCGCTATTTTAGGGAGATACGATATACGCAAGGGAGTTCCATACTGTTTGATAATGTCCATTAGTGGTACTCCGCACCATTCCAATTCGTTTTCAACAATATTGAATTCTTCATTTGGAAATTCAAAACTTTGCTCAATAAGATCAATGTATTTATTTTTCATTTTCTCTTTTGTGATGTAAATTATTAAGAGTATGTAAATAAGTTGGATTGGGCTTTATTTGTCAATGTAACTTACTTAGATTTGCTCACATTGATGAAAAAGCTTGCAAAAGTAATTATTTATTTCTTCTTTTCAATAAGTTATGTGATCTATTTTCTAAAAATGGAACTTATCTGACTTTCTTTTTCCAACTAATTATATTGTTGTTACATGTATGACACAATTACCATTGGATGTTCTTTTTTGGGATTTATTCTTACATAATTGTTTTTTGCTGTAGTTATTCTGTATTTATTGGAGTTTGTTTATCGAAAAACAACAAATTAATTTTGATATTCAAATAAATATGTCATATCTTTGTCTATAATTTTTTTTGAACCTTTACTCGGGAAGAAATGAAACGGATTAAATTTTTATGTATTGTCTTGTTGGCTGTTTTTTTTGCCAGCCTTTATCAGAGTGTTGTTTTGCCTTTCTGGGAAGGAGTAAAAACCGGTTATACTGCTGCAAAATACCAATTTGAACACAAAGAACAGATTGACAATTATCTTTTGATCGATGTTACTCCGAAAGATTATGCTTACTTTGATGAATCTGAAATTAATCTGAATACCAAAGAAGGAGTGTTGATTCGTCCGCATAATGTTACAATAATGACTAAATCTTTACCTGATAAAACAACTACATGGCTTATTCTCAAGTCTTTTATTTCTGTTCTTACCTTGATAGTTCTTACTCTGGGTATTTGGGTTCCATTTCTGCTTGTGAAAATATTGAGATCATTACAAAAATCTGAGGTTTTTGATAGGCGTAACTTAAAAAGAATAAATAGAATAGGACTTATATTGTTGACTATAGGCCTATTTGACTCATTATTAAAAATTGTAAATATTCTGTTGGCGGAATTAATGATAGACTTGAGTAATTATAATTTTTCGTATGCTAATGTAGTTGAATTTTATCCGATAATAATGGGAGTTGTGATTCTGATAATGAATGAAATATTGAGAATTAGTATTGAAATTAAGGAAGAGCAGGATATGACTATCTGATTGAGTTTGGTTTGTATATTTTTTAATCAGAGAAAAACGTAGAATAATTTAGTATTAACAAGAAATTATGCCGATAATAGTAAATTTGGATGTAATGATGGCTCGTAGAAAGATATCTTTAAATGAGTTATCGGAGAAAGTGGATATTACCCCAGCTAATTTGTCGATATTAAAGACGGGTAAAGCTAAGGCAATTCGCTTTAGTACGCTCGAATCTATATGCAAGGTGCTTGATTGTCAACCGTCGGATATTTTAGAATATCAAAGTGAAGCGAAATAGGAATTGTCCCCCATGTATTTCAATAAATTATTGCTAGCATATGAAAAAACTCTACTCACTAAAATGTTTCTGTATTTTTTCATTCTTTGTGTTCGGAACTTCTTTAGCTTATGCACAAGCAAGTTTACCATTTAGTTATGATGGCGGAAATCCTGGAGTAACAATTCCAGGATTAACAGCTACTAGTCTAGCTGCCGATGCTACATCATCACCCAAAATGAGACTTGGAAGTACCGGCAGTTCGGTGATTTTAAATTTTTCGGGAACTCCGGGTGTCCTATCGTTTAAGATTAAGTGGATTCAGGCAACTGCTGCTGCTCGATTTCCTGGTGAATTTCTGCTGCAGGAATCTGCCGACGGAGTTACTTACACCACGGTTCAAGCCTATAATTCTACAACCGGAACCGCGCTGACAAGTGGTGCTATTATTACTGAAACATTTACAGGTCTACTACCAACAACCCGTTATGTAAAATGGGTTTATAATACCAAAACAAATGGGAATATTTACATAGGGGCTATCAATCTATCGGCAGGTTCATTGTTGTCTGTTTCGCCAAAATCCTTGAATAGTTTTACGTATATTTTTGATAAAGGTCCATCTTCTGAGCAAAGCTTTGTAATTAGTGGTACTAAATTTACTCATAATATTTCTGTAACTCCTTCTGCGAATTATGAAATATCGACATCTTCCGGAAGTCAGTTTCAAGCAACAAATCCGATTGTTTTAACGCCGACAGATGGTGCAGTAAGTAGCACCACTGTTTATGTAAGGCTCAAAGCCGGCTTGGCATTAAATACCTATAGCGAAGCAATAGCAGTGTCTTCGATAGATGCCTCAACTCAATCGGTTATTTGTTCAGGAAGTATAACTCCGATACCTGTGATGAGGATTATGGACATGTCTAACATCGCGATGAATGCTGTTGTAGGTAAATCAAAT contains:
- a CDS encoding OmpA family protein, which translates into the protein MKKYFRLVIAIIAISMGMISCSPIYKCGDPKPAKKLFLPKSVLAVVKERDSLCTTLSSRESEILGLKRDTSNLKASIVKLEKQNGELMDKNLSQNQQFSNSLKQKSAELAAKEKLLQERENALNDLKKVVARQDSITKRLNNVLRDALLGFKSDELSVEIKNGKVYVSMSDKLLFKSGSAAIESKGIDAIKVLADVLNKNAEIDILVEGHTDNIPIKTALYQDNWDLSVARAISIVRILTNEYRIAPTRLTASGKGEFSPRASNATPEGRASNRRTEIILSPKLDEIMKLLKTN
- a CDS encoding phosphatidate cytidylyltransferase, with the protein product MNNFVKRTLSGFLFVTLIVGSILISKYSFAVFFALICGWAVREFHLLTNKQQGVSVNLIAAFVGGILLFASSFVYASCIWRYSSFSIYGIYVVFVLILELYRKQTNPIHNWAYFILGQIFIALPFSLLNFILFINDWQPLVLLSVFVTIWVNDTGAYLTGVTIGKHRLFERISPKKSWEGFIGGGLFALLSGYVFSLLIPEIQLVHWLIFSEIIVVFGTFGDLIESLQKRTVGVKDSGDLIPGHGGLLDRFDSMLLAAPVIFIYLSLLF
- a CDS encoding decarboxylase yields the protein MKNKYIDLIEQSFEFPNEEFNIVENELEWCGVPLMDIIKQYGTPLRISYLPKIAQNIQKARRMFNVAMAKVDYNGDYNYCYCTKSSHFSFVMEEVLKHGVHLETSSAFDINIMESLYEQDLLKTDTFVICNGFKRPQYVENIQNLMRLGFTNVIPILDNKFELDLFLKDFDIKFNVGIRIAAEEEPKFDFYTSRLGIRYNDIIPYYTKHIANNPQVELKMLHFFINTGVKDTAYYWNELNKAVNLYCELKKKCPQLDSLNIGGGFPIQTHLDMVYDYEYMAEEIVAQIKTICTQNGVPEPHIFTEFGSYTVGESGAMLYSIVNQKKQNDRELWNMIDSSFMTTLPDTWAINQRYVFLAINNWDSEYERVNLGGLTCDSEDFYNAEVHSNAVFLPKMHEDREQYIGFFHTGAYQESLSGFGGIQHCLIPAPKLVIIDQDEDGEYFTKLFAKEQSYKSMLKILGY
- a CDS encoding helix-turn-helix domain-containing protein, with the protein product MPIIVNLDVMMARRKISLNELSEKVDITPANLSILKTGKAKAIRFSTLESICKVLDCQPSDILEYQSEAK
- a CDS encoding DUF2975 domain-containing protein — translated: MKRIKFLCIVLLAVFFASLYQSVVLPFWEGVKTGYTAAKYQFEHKEQIDNYLLIDVTPKDYAYFDESEINLNTKEGVLIRPHNVTIMTKSLPDKTTTWLILKSFISVLTLIVLTLGIWVPFLLVKILRSLQKSEVFDRRNLKRINRIGLILLTIGLFDSLLKIVNILLAELMIDLSNYNFSYANVVEFYPIIMGVVILIMNEILRISIEIKEEQDMTI
- a CDS encoding 1-acyl-sn-glycerol-3-phosphate acyltransferase, giving the protein MEFNFEEIRCYNNEEVHVVLERLIEEKQFMKVLSTIYPLLPKELIKQRLLIYESNYAFQKEMVYPFLQYLEANMTKGIDLNGINKIDTTKSYLYISNHRDIILDSAFLCGKFIEKNMDTVEIAIGDNLLIYPWIEDLVRVNKSFIVKRGLSARQILESSQRLSAYIAHTIIDKNQSIWIAQREGRAKDANDRTQESLLKMFNMNGDGSFIENLSRLNICPISISYEYDPCDFLKAKEMQQKRDESCYKKDPKDDLINMQTGVMGYKGKVVYEITGDIEKDLNMIALESNNRNEQISLVAELIDKRIHSNYTVFANNKIAYDLLKNTKHFSSEYSTIDKLNFEKYLSLQIAKIDLADKDENFLMKKLLEMYANPLINKLSTSTTYFEEGE